The Stomatobaculum sp. F0698 genomic sequence CGCTGACCCGTTATTATGCGAACAATGCGGCAAAGCTGCCGAGCCCCTTTAAGGCGCTGCAGTGCGGCTCGGTCTGGAGAGCGGACCGCCCGCAGAAGGGCAGATATCGCCAGTTCACCCAGTGCGACATCGATATCCTGGGTGAGGAGAGCAATCTCGCCGAAATCGAGCTGATCCTCGCAATCGCGAAGACCTTAAAGAAGCTGGTTCCGACCAACGACTTCCTGGTCCGCGTGAACGACAGAAAGATACTGCGCGCCATGGTGGCTTTTGCGGGCTTCCCGGCGGGACAGGAAGACAGCGTTCTGATTACGCTCGACAAGATGGATAAGATAGGCACGGAAGGTGTCCGCGCGGAGCTCATCGAGAACGGCGCGAGCGAGGCTTCCGCGGAAAAGTACCTGGGGCTCCTTGCGAACCTCGGGAACGATGCGGCGGCGGTGCGCGGACTCGGCGAGACCCTCGGCGACTTCCTCGAAGCGGGCACCGCAGAGGGACTTGCGGAGATCATGGAAGCCGTTAAGAGCGTGAGCGGCGGCGCGGTCAAGGTGCAGTTTGACCCGACCTTGGTTCGCGGCATGGGCTACTATACGGGCTCCATCTTCGAGGTTTCGATGGAAGGCTTCGGCGGTTCGGTTGCGGGCGGCGGACGCTACGACAAGATGGTCGGCAAGTTCACGGGCACGGATGTTCCGGCCTGCGGTTTCTCGATCGGTTTTGAGCGCATCATCGCAATCCTCATGGATCAGCAGTACGTGATTCCCTCGCAGAAGGAGAAGGTCGCGATTCTGCTCGATAAGAAGCTCAGTGCAGCGCGCCGCGGCGAGGCGCTGCTCGAAGCGGAGCGCGAGCGTGAGGCCGGCAAGGATGTGCTGGTCACCAAGATGGCAAAGAACAAGAAGTTCCAGCGAGACCAGCTCTCGCAGCAGGGCTATACGGATTTCCGGGATTATTTTGAGGCATAAGAGGGGAGATACAGTATGTCGGAGTCAATGAGAGGCTTGAAGAGAACACATCGCTGCGGCGAAGTGGTTGGAGCGGAGCTCGGCAGTGAAGTCACGGTCATGGGATGGGTGCAGCGCAGCCGCAATAAGGGCGGCGTCGTTTTCACCGATCTTCGCGACCGCAGCGGCCTGCTCCAGCTCATTTTTGAGGAGGAGGACTGCGGAGAAGAGGTGTTCCGCAAGGCGCAGAGCTTAAAGAGCGAGTACTGCATTGCGGTCGAGGGACGGCTTGAGCGCCGTTCGGACCCGAACCCGAAGCTCCCGACCGGTGAGCTCGAGGTGCGGGCAAAGACACTCCGCATACTCTCGGAGTCCGAGACCCCGCCCTTCCCGATCGAGGAGAATACGAAGACGCGCGAGGAGCTTCGCTTAAAGTACCGCTTCCTCGATCTTCGCCGTCCGGATTTGCAGGCGAGAATCATGCTGCGCTCCAAGATTGCGGCGGAGATTCGCCGCTTCATGACGGGCGAGGGCTTCCTTGAGATTGAGACGCCGACCCTGATCAAGTCGACGCCCGAGGGCGCGCGCGACTATCTGGTGCCGAGCCGTGTCCACCCGGGCAGCATGTATGCGCTGCCGCAGTCGCCCCAGCTCTTAAAGCAGCTGCTCATGTGCTCCGGCTACGACCGCTACTTCCAGCTGGCGCGCTGCTACCGCGATGAGGACCTGCGCGCGGACCGTCAGCCGGAGTTCACCCA encodes the following:
- the hisS gene encoding histidine--tRNA ligase; translated protein: MSLKKQPVTGMKDILPDEMTLRDYLIGVIKETYRSFGFTPMETPCVEHIENLTSKQGGDNEKLIFKILKRGEKLRLSEAAGEEDLCDSGLRYDLTLPLTRYYANNAAKLPSPFKALQCGSVWRADRPQKGRYRQFTQCDIDILGEESNLAEIELILAIAKTLKKLVPTNDFLVRVNDRKILRAMVAFAGFPAGQEDSVLITLDKMDKIGTEGVRAELIENGASEASAEKYLGLLANLGNDAAAVRGLGETLGDFLEAGTAEGLAEIMEAVKSVSGGAVKVQFDPTLVRGMGYYTGSIFEVSMEGFGGSVAGGGRYDKMVGKFTGTDVPACGFSIGFERIIAILMDQQYVIPSQKEKVAILLDKKLSAARRGEALLEAEREREAGKDVLVTKMAKNKKFQRDQLSQQGYTDFRDYFEA